A section of the Candidatus Moraniibacteriota bacterium genome encodes:
- a CDS encoding LamG domain-containing protein — protein MASQYDITKSRTWQWIIILLILFGMTGAYWYFQTRAAVTLNKSGVSGTTINASQNTSLTNGLVGQWSFDGKDTAWTSSAAGTIADTSGSGNTGTLTNMSQTTSPVPGKIGQALSFWPGGVDTNAYVAVGDPVSGALDFGSGDFSVGLWLKGNGYVSQGSAGNFALSKRSNDTAGCLGYALAYDSSNRMQFGIGNGTTCFIVTASHSTVSDNQWHHYVGLRSGNDIYLFVDGVLNSTTTVSGSVSSSYLFHVGSDSNPDRNTNALIDDVRVYNRALSVTEIANLYDLGQSDKVNSSISQSQGTGRLDSGLAGYWKMDDNTGTSATDSSTNGNTGTLTNGPTWTTGQIGGGLNFAAASNQYINAGNNTSLKFTNGPYTLSAWVKLNSIPTNGTNTVVITKLGTSNDYYYFGISHNNSVIAPFWRPGSGASMHLGTGAMVTDQWYHIVVTFNKPDYVMYINGAMNISGTDTVPGGFVNGDGNFYIGSNAGIGFFDGSIDEVRVYNRTLSADEVSELYRLTAPTGTDTSLKGYWSFNGQDMNGTTAYDRSGAGNNGTLTNGPTPTIGKIGQALSINSSKYVLINSAPTPASASYGAWVDNTSSGVDTSCFMGYCGSSSVVQNIHLCIKDAGAYSSNFGVYAFVGNGSQTLTAFHNIHPYPKNSWHHIFATYDAPSGLLNLYFDGNMVSSTSGTAGLGISYGTYGSDVYLGGCTARATLPANIDEARVYDRALSASEVTTLYNASR, from the coding sequence ATGGCTTCTCAATACGATATAACCAAAAGTAGAACGTGGCAGTGGATCATCATTCTCCTCATTCTTTTCGGTATGACCGGAGCGTATTGGTATTTCCAGACACGTGCGGCGGTGACATTGAATAAATCTGGCGTGAGTGGAACAACAATAAATGCTTCGCAGAATACTTCGCTTACAAATGGCTTGGTAGGGCAATGGTCGTTCGATGGCAAGGATACTGCCTGGACGTCCTCTGCTGCCGGTACCATCGCTGATACCTCTGGAAGTGGCAACACCGGCACGCTCACCAATATGAGCCAAACCACCAGTCCTGTTCCAGGAAAAATCGGCCAAGCCCTCAGTTTCTGGCCAGGAGGAGTGGATACAAATGCTTACGTCGCAGTAGGTGATCCAGTTTCGGGTGCTTTGGATTTCGGTTCTGGTGATTTCTCGGTCGGACTCTGGCTGAAAGGAAATGGGTATGTCAGTCAGGGTAGCGCTGGTAATTTTGCGTTGAGTAAGAGAAGTAATGATACTGCAGGGTGTTTAGGGTACGCACTTGCCTACGATAGTTCCAATAGGATGCAGTTTGGTATAGGAAATGGTACAACTTGTTTCATCGTAACCGCTTCTCATTCCACGGTTTCTGATAACCAGTGGCATCATTACGTAGGCCTGCGATCTGGAAATGATATCTACCTTTTTGTTGATGGCGTGTTGAACTCAACTACTACGGTTTCTGGATCAGTCTCTAGTTCGTATCTGTTTCATGTAGGAAGTGATAGTAATCCTGATAGAAATACCAATGCTCTTATCGATGACGTCCGTGTCTACAACCGTGCCCTCTCTGTCACAGAAATTGCAAATCTCTATGACCTCGGACAAAGTGACAAGGTAAATAGCAGTATTTCTCAATCCCAAGGCACGGGTCGACTCGACTCCGGCCTCGCAGGTTATTGGAAGATGGATGACAATACTGGCACGAGCGCGACAGATAGCAGTACGAATGGGAACACTGGCACACTGACCAACGGCCCGACCTGGACGACTGGACAAATCGGCGGTGGACTGAATTTTGCTGCGGCAAGTAATCAGTATATCAACGCTGGAAACAATACTTCGCTTAAATTTACGAATGGCCCTTATACCCTTTCTGCATGGGTAAAATTAAACTCTATTCCGACCAATGGGACAAACACCGTAGTGATAACAAAATTGGGGACATCAAACGATTACTATTATTTTGGAATTTCTCATAACAATAGTGTTATAGCACCTTTTTGGAGGCCTGGTAGTGGTGCGTCTATGCATTTGGGCACTGGTGCGATGGTCACGGATCAGTGGTATCACATCGTGGTAACGTTTAACAAACCTGATTATGTGATGTATATCAATGGCGCAATGAATATTTCAGGGACAGATACCGTACCCGGTGGTTTCGTTAATGGTGATGGCAATTTTTATATTGGGAGTAATGCTGGGATCGGATTTTTTGATGGGAGTATCGATGAAGTCCGTGTCTACAATCGCACCCTCTCAGCCGATGAAGTCTCAGAGCTCTATCGTCTCACTGCTCCGACTGGAACAGATACAAGTCTGAAAGGCTACTGGTCATTCAATGGACAGGATATGAATGGCACCACCGCTTATGATCGCTCTGGCGCCGGCAACAATGGCACCCTTACCAATGGCCCAACCCCCACTATCGGCAAAATCGGACAAGCACTTTCGATTAATAGTAGTAAATACGTTTTGATAAATAGTGCTCCTACTCCCGCATCAGCTTCCTATGGGGCATGGGTCGATAATACGAGTTCTGGTGTCGACACAAGTTGTTTTATGGGTTATTGCGGTTCGAGTTCGGTTGTGCAAAACATCCATCTATGTATCAAGGACGCGGGAGCATACTCAAGTAATTTCGGAGTTTACGCGTTTGTAGGAAATGGTTCCCAAACATTAACAGCGTTCCACAATATTCATCCCTATCCTAAGAACAGTTGGCATCATATCTTTGCGACCTACGATGCACCCTCTGGGCTACTCAATTTGTATTTTGATGGAAATATGGTATCTAGCACATCAGGCACCGCCGGTCTTGGAATATCGTACGGCAC
- a CDS encoding tail fiber domain-containing protein, which translates to ITANAVDLSGTHVTGTLAEARFGALSGDITNTAGSYVTTISANAVALTTDTTGNYVATITNGNGITGSSASEGGTPTLSVNLLTTADGVGSTSSNSGLEFQGVGSDALALIQGCAANDVLSWNDTTSVWYCASVSGVGGVTGTGTANYNTYWTGTSTLGSEQFVNVSRGGTGVSGATAGNGTLLIGTGTGYALATLTQGTGITVTNASGSITLATTAPTSVVNDTNITGSIASNALTLGWTGQLAVSRGGTGVGSLTSNGLLYGNGTGAVQVTTAGTDAQFLVANLTGVPTFVGMSGDVTITNAGVATIGADKVALTTDTTGNYVATITNGNGITGSSASEGGTPTLSVNLLTTADGVGSTSSNSGLEFQGVGSDALALIQGCAANDVLSWNDTTSVWYCASVSGVGGVTGTGTANYNTYWTGTSTLGSEQFVNVSRGGTGVSGATAGNGTLLIGTGTGYALATLTQGTGITVTNASGSITLATTAPTSVVNDTNITGSIASNALTLGWTGQLGISRGGTNATTIGSAGSIAYSTGTAYDFSAVGTSGQCLKSGATGVPTWGACGISSIGDTIGSATAGSIFFAGAGGILAEDNANFFWDDTNNRLGLGTATPTANFQVAQGTAGIGTVSNGAGGTIVTGVGTQFLNTFKIGDTITINGETKTISAIASDTSMTTDAFAGANSGIAYTLTGGTRFSVLGNGNVGIGDVTPASMFTVGNGDLFQVNSAGAIVAATGITSSGTITLSGLSTAGIVTNTAGGVLGTVASIPVANGGTNATTIGSAGSIAYSTGTAYDFSLVGTAGQALISGGTGAPTFFAPTLGSVLFATTSGALAQDNANFFWDDTNNRLGLGTATPASMLDIYGASNALRLSYDGTNANTISTLANGDLSLASTNTTEAAVVIGTGAASQDASAQFASLNTYFVGSDYTTGSFMIGGGSIVQSGNAFITATSTGNIGIGTATPTAFLTLAQPSVSGTLVNAITAVGGSSTGANGIGGGFSFTGGNGNGSGSGGAFTYVGGTGGATGNGGAISITSGAGGSTSGIAGNILIAGGDGPHTTGGGSVTLKGGTYGTYGASQIVLNPSGSITMGRIALSTANGNGVVPSAGSISLITGNGNGAGTGGAISLTAGNGGTTNVNGSDITLLGGVGGGSGLAGNILLASTHGFVGIGDATPASMLSVGNGDLFQVNSAGAIAAATGITSSGTITLSGLSVAGIVTNDAGGVLSTMTSISVATGGTGASTVGGAGSIAYSDGSAYAFSAVGTAGRALISGGAGAPTFYAPTAGSLLFAGTSGILEQDNASLFFNNTTNMLGVGIAVPEAKLDVASTSTSTTAGSEYGLRTTFADTGVVTTGQDITYGNYTSFTRTGATGGTIDSYGSYVTATGSTGGASTLYGSYVTATGADTNYGSRSEASGTTGALLYGAYNIASSSTGNTITNAYGMYGKVDANSGSITNGYALYGGASASGTVSNGYGLYLEDIAATTGYGVYQAGADDHNYFAGNVGIGAGTTGATNALEVRSTTAPQLRVAYDASNYFTQSVSATGVVTFDATGAGAGFSIADNLTIGDASADTVTVNASTWTLANDTNFALSGGVNGFSVDSTTFSVDGLNHRVGIGTATPNVQLEVYGTSNAIRLAYDVSNYSTLSTSSTGELSIVSSSSSEGAIVIGNGSATDLSIQFDGSSSDYFVGRDATSTNFLIGSGMTVQDSNALLNITSTGLVGVGMTPLAKLDVTLASTSTTGATQYALRSTLTDTGIVTTGTDTTYGNYNSLTRTGATGGTINSYGNYTLLTTDDAGVGTSTAYGSYIDTGVAGATNADTVYGMYINTESNAGTTTGLYVDAGTGAGTEYSAVFMNGNVGIGTATPAYALDVLATGTGAIARFNSANNTGCTLATDGTITCSSDERLKKNIVSMTDSLSAVMALRPVEYNWKYQNDSETKNFGFIAQEVESVLPRLVITDENGYKELNTIGLVPIIAQAVQEQQTQIVSINLRTDQNVTTLNELQASVDTQLVVIGSKLDALTLRNTQYDTYFANDDTRLTDHDVRLTALDTLTDQLRLDVNMETARITLLETQMQSLTDFYTAFDLNSVIAKNATGDIDLTVDAAGNRVLLGGKLKAVLLETGGLTIEVSDPLAPTIGTAEVLPVALDANSDGNDDYTGLPMTDTLVLARDGTSVSVMTRAMIPMVNGSRIFTTWKNNPSGFSWVEKTKDAQNDFVGFQIRLSTPVTAPTKVDWLLIEQKGNIVP; encoded by the coding sequence AATTACCGCCAATGCCGTCGATCTTTCTGGAACGCATGTCACAGGGACACTTGCAGAGGCACGTTTTGGAGCGCTTTCCGGAGATATCACCAACACTGCTGGATCATATGTCACGACTATCTCTGCCAATGCGGTTGCTCTCACTACCGACACGACCGGAAACTACGTCGCTACCATCACCAATGGAAACGGTATCACAGGATCATCAGCCTCCGAAGGTGGTACACCAACACTCTCTGTCAACCTCCTCACAACAGCCGATGGAGTCGGATCAACATCAAGTAACTCTGGTCTGGAATTCCAAGGAGTAGGAAGTGATGCTCTCGCTCTGATCCAAGGCTGTGCTGCAAACGATGTCCTCTCATGGAACGACACAACGTCTGTTTGGTATTGTGCTTCTGTCTCTGGTGTCGGAGGTGTGACTGGAACAGGAACAGCCAACTACAACACTTACTGGACAGGCACAAGTACTCTCGGATCCGAACAATTTGTCAACGTCTCTCGTGGAGGAACAGGAGTTTCTGGAGCTACTGCAGGGAATGGAACTCTCCTCATCGGTACAGGTACCGGCTATGCTCTCGCAACACTTACCCAGGGAACAGGTATCACGGTGACCAATGCTTCTGGGAGTATCACTCTTGCAACCACAGCACCAACATCGGTGGTCAACGATACCAACATCACCGGATCGATAGCGAGTAATGCTCTCACCCTTGGATGGACTGGACAGCTCGCAGTGAGTCGTGGTGGAACAGGAGTCGGATCACTGACGTCCAATGGTCTCCTCTATGGCAATGGTACAGGCGCAGTCCAAGTCACGACGGCTGGTACCGATGCTCAATTCCTCGTCGCCAATCTGACAGGTGTCCCAACATTTGTCGGTATGTCAGGCGATGTCACCATTACCAATGCCGGTGTCGCTACCATCGGTGCCGACAAAGTTGCTCTCACTACCGACACGACCGGAAACTACGTCGCTACCATCACCAATGGAAACGGTATCACAGGATCATCAGCCTCCGAAGGTGGTACACCAACACTCTCTGTCAACCTCCTCACAACAGCCGATGGAGTCGGATCAACATCAAGTAACTCTGGTCTGGAATTCCAAGGAGTAGGAAGTGATGCTCTCGCTCTGATCCAAGGCTGTGCTGCAAACGATGTCCTCTCATGGAACGACACAACGTCTGTTTGGTATTGTGCTTCTGTCTCTGGTGTCGGAGGTGTGACTGGAACAGGAACAGCCAACTACAACACTTACTGGACAGGCACAAGTACTCTCGGATCCGAACAATTTGTCAACGTCTCTCGTGGAGGAACAGGAGTTTCTGGAGCTACTGCAGGGAATGGAACTCTCCTCATCGGTACAGGTACCGGCTATGCTCTCGCAACACTTACCCAGGGAACAGGTATCACGGTGACCAATGCTTCTGGGAGTATCACTCTTGCAACCACAGCACCAACATCGGTGGTCAACGATACCAACATCACCGGATCGATAGCGAGTAATGCTCTCACCCTTGGATGGACTGGACAGCTCGGGATAAGCAGAGGCGGGACAAATGCAACTACCATAGGCAGTGCAGGATCGATAGCCTATTCTACAGGAACAGCCTATGATTTCTCAGCTGTCGGCACATCGGGACAGTGTCTCAAATCAGGAGCGACCGGAGTCCCTACGTGGGGTGCGTGTGGTATTTCGTCTATCGGAGATACGATCGGATCTGCGACGGCTGGTTCGATATTCTTTGCAGGAGCAGGAGGCATTCTCGCGGAAGATAATGCCAACTTCTTCTGGGATGATACGAACAATCGACTCGGACTCGGGACGGCGACACCTACTGCTAATTTCCAAGTCGCCCAAGGCACAGCAGGAATAGGAACAGTTTCCAATGGGGCAGGAGGAACAATTGTCACAGGTGTCGGTACACAATTCCTCAATACGTTTAAGATAGGTGATACCATTACTATCAATGGAGAAACAAAAACTATTTCAGCTATTGCATCTGATACTTCTATGACTACAGATGCTTTCGCTGGTGCTAACTCAGGCATTGCATATACTCTCACTGGAGGAACAAGATTTTCAGTATTGGGAAATGGCAATGTCGGTATTGGTGATGTCACTCCAGCTTCGATGTTCACCGTCGGAAACGGGGATCTCTTTCAGGTCAATTCTGCCGGTGCGATCGTAGCAGCGACAGGTATCACGAGTTCAGGAACCATTACGCTTTCTGGACTCAGTACGGCTGGCATCGTGACTAATACCGCAGGAGGAGTCCTCGGAACAGTGGCATCTATCCCTGTCGCCAATGGTGGAACGAATGCGACTACCATAGGCAGTGCAGGATCGATAGCCTATTCTACAGGAACAGCCTATGATTTCTCATTGGTTGGTACCGCTGGACAAGCTCTCATCTCAGGAGGAACAGGAGCTCCGACTTTCTTTGCTCCGACTCTCGGAAGCGTACTCTTTGCTACCACATCTGGAGCCCTTGCACAGGACAATGCCAACTTCTTCTGGGATGATACAAACAATAGACTCGGACTAGGGACCGCGACACCAGCATCGATGCTCGATATCTACGGGGCTTCCAATGCTCTCAGACTTTCGTATGACGGAACAAATGCTAATACTATTTCTACCCTTGCGAATGGCGATCTCTCTCTCGCAAGTACCAATACCACCGAGGCCGCTGTTGTCATCGGTACAGGCGCTGCTTCTCAGGATGCTTCAGCACAGTTCGCTTCTCTCAACACCTATTTTGTTGGTTCGGACTATACCACGGGGAGCTTTATGATAGGCGGAGGATCCATTGTCCAATCGGGAAATGCTTTCATAACAGCCACTTCTACTGGCAACATCGGTATCGGGACAGCGACACCTACCGCCTTCCTTACTCTTGCTCAGCCGAGTGTCTCAGGAACACTGGTCAATGCCATTACCGCAGTAGGCGGTTCTTCAACTGGTGCTAATGGTATTGGTGGAGGATTTTCATTCACAGGAGGAAATGGAAATGGCAGTGGTAGCGGTGGAGCATTCACGTATGTCGGAGGGACGGGTGGAGCAACGGGTAATGGTGGAGCTATCAGTATTACGAGTGGTGCAGGCGGGAGCACGAGTGGTATAGCGGGGAATATACTTATTGCGGGAGGAGATGGACCACACACAACTGGTGGTGGCTCGGTGACGCTCAAGGGAGGGACATATGGAACATATGGAGCATCTCAGATTGTTCTCAATCCATCAGGGTCTATTACTATGGGAAGAATAGCTTTGAGTACCGCTAATGGGAACGGTGTAGTGCCAAGCGCTGGATCAATTTCTCTCATAACAGGAAATGGAAATGGGGCAGGTACTGGTGGTGCTATCAGTCTTACCGCCGGTAATGGTGGAACGACAAACGTGAATGGTTCTGACATTACACTTCTCGGTGGTGTAGGTGGAGGATCCGGTCTCGCAGGCAATATCCTTCTCGCTTCTACACATGGTTTTGTCGGTATCGGTGATGCCACTCCTGCTTCGATGCTTTCTGTTGGTAACGGGGATCTCTTCCAGGTCAATTCTGCCGGAGCGATTGCTGCCGCTACGGGTATCACGAGCTCGGGAACGATCACGCTCTCAGGCCTCAGTGTCGCTGGTATCGTAACTAATGATGCTGGTGGAGTGCTCAGTACGATGACTTCTATCTCAGTCGCTACAGGAGGAACAGGAGCTTCGACTGTCGGTGGAGCAGGAAGTATCGCCTATTCGGATGGTTCTGCTTACGCTTTCTCAGCCGTCGGTACTGCTGGACGAGCACTCATCTCAGGCGGTGCTGGTGCTCCGACGTTCTATGCTCCGACTGCCGGATCACTCCTCTTTGCGGGTACGAGTGGTATTCTCGAGCAGGATAATGCGAGCCTCTTTTTCAACAACACGACCAATATGCTCGGTGTCGGTATAGCTGTCCCAGAAGCTAAGCTCGATGTTGCTTCTACTTCTACCTCGACAACTGCTGGGAGTGAATACGGACTTCGGACAACATTTGCAGATACGGGTGTCGTGACAACGGGTCAGGATATCACGTATGGTAATTACACATCGTTCACACGGACAGGTGCGACAGGAGGAACGATCGATAGTTATGGTTCGTATGTAACAGCGACAGGGAGTACGGGTGGTGCGAGCACCCTCTACGGTTCGTACGTGACAGCGACGGGAGCGGATACGAACTATGGAAGCAGGAGTGAAGCATCTGGTACTACAGGAGCTCTCTTATACGGGGCATACAATATCGCTTCTTCAAGTACGGGCAATACCATAACGAATGCGTATGGAATGTACGGAAAAGTCGATGCGAATAGCGGGAGTATTACGAACGGATATGCGCTCTATGGTGGAGCGAGTGCGAGTGGCACAGTGTCCAATGGCTATGGACTCTATCTCGAGGACATCGCCGCGACAACCGGATACGGTGTCTACCAAGCGGGTGCCGATGATCACAACTATTTTGCGGGTAATGTCGGTATCGGTGCAGGGACGACAGGAGCTACCAATGCTCTCGAAGTGCGCTCAACGACCGCTCCACAACTCCGTGTCGCGTATGATGCTTCGAACTATTTCACCCAATCAGTCTCTGCAACAGGTGTCGTGACCTTCGATGCGACAGGCGCTGGTGCGGGATTCTCTATCGCTGACAATCTCACTATCGGTGATGCGTCAGCTGACACTGTAACGGTGAATGCTTCCACGTGGACACTTGCCAATGATACGAATTTTGCTCTTTCTGGAGGAGTGAATGGTTTTTCTGTCGACAGTACGACATTCTCAGTGGATGGACTGAATCATCGTGTCGGTATCGGCACAGCGACTCCGAATGTTCAACTGGAAGTCTATGGGACATCCAATGCCATCCGTCTCGCGTATGACGTGAGCAATTATTCGACACTTTCCACCTCGAGTACTGGAGAGTTGAGCATCGTATCATCGAGCTCTTCCGAAGGCGCGATCGTGATCGGTAATGGTTCTGCGACTGACCTCTCTATACAGTTTGATGGTTCATCAAGTGACTATTTCGTTGGTCGTGATGCGACGAGTACGAATTTCTTGATCGGTTCTGGTATGACGGTACAGGATAGTAATGCATTGCTCAACATCACATCGACAGGACTCGTCGGTGTCGGTATGACTCCTCTCGCGAAACTCGATGTGACGCTTGCTTCGACAAGTACGACGGGTGCGACACAGTATGCACTACGTAGTACATTGACCGATACAGGTATCGTCACCACGGGTACGGATACGACTTATGGCAATTACAATTCACTCACGAGAACCGGCGCAACTGGAGGTACGATCAACAGTTATGGCAATTACACGCTTCTCACTACTGATGACGCCGGAGTAGGGACGAGCACGGCTTACGGAAGTTACATCGATACCGGAGTGGCAGGGGCGACCAATGCCGATACGGTCTATGGTATGTATATCAATACCGAATCCAACGCAGGAACAACTACGGGTCTCTATGTGGATGCCGGTACAGGGGCGGGGACAGAATATTCTGCCGTGTTTATGAATGGCAACGTCGGTATCGGTACCGCGACACCAGCCTATGCTCTCGATGTACTCGCGACTGGTACAGGAGCTATCGCACGGTTCAACAGTGCGAACAATACAGGATGTACACTCGCTACTGACGGTACGATCACTTGTTCTTCGGACGAACGATTGAAGAAAAATATCGTGAGTATGACCGATAGTCTCTCAGCAGTGATGGCACTTCGTCCAGTAGAATACAACTGGAAATATCAGAATGACAGCGAGACCAAGAATTTCGGATTTATTGCTCAAGAAGTAGAGTCTGTCCTCCCTCGTCTCGTCATCACCGATGAGAATGGATACAAAGAATTGAACACCATCGGACTCGTCCCGATCATTGCTCAGGCTGTCCAAGAACAACAGACGCAGATTGTGTCTATCAACCTGAGAACAGATCAGAATGTGACGACTCTCAATGAACTCCAGGCATCGGTCGACACACAACTCGTTGTCATAGGATCGAAACTCGATGCACTCACTCTCCGTAACACACAGTATGATACGTATTTTGCCAACGACGATACGCGATTGACTGATCATGATGTCCGTCTCACGGCACTCGATACACTCACGGATCAGTTGCGTCTCGACGTGAATATGGAGACCGCACGCATCACTCTTCTCGAAACACAGATGCAGTCACTCACTGATTTCTACACGGCTTTTGACCTGAACAGTGTCATTGCTAAAAATGCTACAGGAGATATTGACCTCACTGTCGATGCCGCTGGCAATCGCGTGCTTCTCGGTGGAAAATTGAAAGCCGTACTTCTCGAAACAGGAGGATTGACGATCGAAGTGTCCGATCCTCTCGCACCGACCATCGGTACGGCCGAGGTACTACCTGTCGCTCTCGATGCGAACAGTGATGGAAATGATGACTATACAGGATTACCGATGACAGATACTCTCGTACTTGCTCGTGATGGCACGTCTGTATCGGTGATGACTCGAGCTATGATCCCGATGGTGAACGGTTCTCGTATCTTCACGACATGGAAGAATAACCCGAGTGGATTCAGCTGGGTCGAGAAGACCAAAGATGCGCAAAATGATTTCGTCGGATTCCAGATTCGTCTCTCGACACCTGTAACCGCTCCGACCAAAGTCGACTGGCTCCTCATAGAGCAGAAGGGGAATATCGTTCCATAA